One Natrinema marinum genomic window carries:
- a CDS encoding TlpA family protein disulfide reductase, which translates to MSLETMRPNPTWDAASYEEAVDTLAAHCDELTYKIWGGDWCKDCRALLPDFGAALEAAEVPDERIEEYALDEDKQGPGVEEYEIELIPTIVVENDEGEEITRFVEEEDVPPAVWLADEIETALESS; encoded by the coding sequence ATGAGTCTCGAGACCATGCGGCCGAACCCCACCTGGGATGCGGCCAGCTACGAGGAGGCGGTCGATACGCTTGCAGCGCACTGCGACGAACTGACCTACAAGATCTGGGGCGGCGACTGGTGCAAGGACTGTCGCGCCTTGCTGCCCGACTTCGGCGCGGCGCTCGAGGCCGCCGAGGTGCCCGACGAGCGCATCGAGGAGTACGCTCTCGACGAGGACAAACAGGGCCCCGGCGTCGAGGAGTACGAGATCGAACTCATCCCGACGATCGTCGTAGAGAACGACGAGGGCGAGGAGATTACGCGCTTCGTCGAGGAAGAGGACGTGCCCCCGGCGGTTTGGCTCGCCGACGAGATCGAAACCGCGCTCGAGTCGTCGTAG
- a CDS encoding acyl-CoA carboxylase subunit beta, which translates to MSDDPFEDVADAKRALSDEAREEAIERQRDLGKLTARERVDYLLDEGTFDEVGRLASPMPTTPETTDWEREDAPSDGVVTGYGEVDGRSIALIATDFTVKGGSIGHAGGRKMSRVTERALDRGLPLIMLHDGGGHRIQEGLDAAPFARGDNGFSKRQTALSGWVPVVSAMMGPAFAAPTNFAALSDFVPIVEGTGTMGVAGPSLVEAALGVDGTKEELGSARFQTTETGMADLACEDDEACLDAIRTFLSYLPRNARREPPSADSRPPAVDGEQLREIIPSSPRKGYDIDAIIEGIVDQDSVFELKPTYAQNIVTAFARLDGEPIGVIANNPRIKAGTIDTGASEKAAHFAAVCDAYGLPILTLSDVPGILPGPDSEREGIARHSAKLPFELARATVPIANVVLRRGYGFGYVAMGGGRSLDSELTVLWPTAELAAMGIEGAVDIAYRREIESADDPEARRTELIEKFKDRTDAVRAASRVGTDGVVQPEDTRDRVIRAFARADEPHEDDWPPKKRPINPI; encoded by the coding sequence ATGAGCGACGATCCGTTCGAGGACGTCGCCGACGCGAAGCGGGCACTGTCCGACGAAGCGCGCGAAGAGGCTATCGAGCGCCAGCGCGACCTCGGCAAGCTAACCGCCAGAGAGCGCGTCGACTACCTGCTCGACGAGGGGACGTTCGATGAGGTCGGCCGTCTCGCGTCGCCGATGCCGACGACGCCGGAGACGACCGATTGGGAGCGCGAGGACGCCCCCTCCGACGGCGTCGTCACGGGCTATGGCGAAGTCGACGGCCGTTCGATCGCGCTGATCGCCACCGACTTCACGGTCAAGGGCGGTTCGATCGGCCACGCCGGCGGCCGGAAGATGTCGCGGGTTACCGAGCGCGCCCTCGACCGCGGGCTCCCGCTAATCATGCTCCACGACGGCGGCGGCCACCGCATTCAGGAGGGGCTCGACGCCGCCCCCTTCGCTCGCGGCGACAACGGCTTCTCGAAGCGCCAGACCGCCCTCTCCGGGTGGGTGCCGGTCGTCTCGGCGATGATGGGGCCGGCCTTCGCCGCGCCGACCAACTTCGCGGCGCTGTCGGACTTCGTCCCGATCGTCGAGGGGACGGGAACGATGGGCGTCGCCGGTCCGTCGCTCGTCGAGGCCGCGCTCGGCGTCGACGGCACCAAGGAGGAACTCGGCAGCGCGCGGTTCCAGACGACCGAGACCGGTATGGCAGACCTCGCCTGCGAGGACGACGAGGCCTGCCTCGACGCGATCCGGACCTTCCTCTCGTACCTGCCGCGAAACGCTCGCCGAGAGCCGCCGTCGGCCGACTCGCGACCGCCGGCCGTCGACGGCGAGCAGTTGCGAGAGATCATCCCCTCGAGTCCGCGCAAAGGGTACGATATCGACGCGATCATCGAGGGGATCGTCGACCAGGATTCGGTGTTCGAACTGAAGCCGACCTACGCACAGAACATCGTCACCGCGTTCGCTCGCCTCGACGGTGAGCCGATCGGCGTCATCGCCAACAATCCGCGGATCAAGGCGGGGACCATCGATACGGGTGCATCGGAGAAGGCCGCCCACTTCGCGGCGGTCTGTGACGCCTACGGGCTCCCGATCCTCACGCTGTCCGACGTGCCCGGAATCTTGCCCGGACCGGACTCGGAGCGCGAGGGGATCGCTCGCCACTCCGCGAAGTTGCCCTTCGAACTCGCTCGCGCGACGGTCCCGATCGCCAACGTCGTCCTCAGACGCGGCTACGGCTTCGGCTACGTGGCGATGGGCGGCGGCCGCTCGCTCGACTCGGAGTTGACGGTGCTGTGGCCCACGGCCGAACTCGCCGCCATGGGCATCGAAGGAGCCGTCGACATCGCGTACCGCCGAGAGATCGAGTCCGCAGACGACCCCGAGGCCCGACGTACGGAACTGATCGAGAAGTTCAAGGACCGAACCGATGCCGTCCGAGCGGCCTCCCGCGTCGGCACCGACGGCGTCGTCCAGCCCGAGGATACCCGCGACCGGGTCATCCGAGCGTTCGCTCGAGCGGACGAACCGCACGAAGACGACTGGCCGCCGAAGAAACGACCGATCAACCCGATCTGA
- a CDS encoding thioredoxin domain-containing protein, producing MTDPTRRNRLAEEESPYLRQHADNPVNWQPWDEDALEAAKERDVPIFLSIGYSACHWCHVMEEESFQDEAVAEVLNEHFVPIKVDREERPDVDSIYMTVCQLVRGQGGWPLSAWLTPEGKPFFIGTYFPPEGQRGQPGFRDLLERISDSWESEEDREEMEHRAQQWTDAAKDRLEETPDAAGAGSGAEPPSSEVLEKAANAVLRSADREYGGFGTGQKFPQPSRLRVLARAYDRTGREEYLEVLEETLGAMASGGLYDHVGGGFHRYCVDRDWTVPHFEKMLYDNAEIPRAFLAGYQLTGEGRYAEVVEETLRFVDRELTHDDGGFFSTLDAQSESPETGEREEGAFYVWTPAEVHEILEDQTDAALFCRRYDISESGNFEGRTQPNRVVKISELADEFDLEASEILKRLDSARQRLFEAREERLRPNRDEKILAGWNGLLISTYAEAALVLGEDGYAETAVDALEFVRERLWDDDERRLSRRYKDGDVKVDGYLEDYAFLARGALDCYQATGEVDHLVFALELARVIEAEFWDAGRGTLYFTPESGESLVTRPQELGDQSTPSAAGVAVETLLALDEFADSEGSEISRADGDSAERSSADHSSGQRPREEAVDEEFGEIAATVLETHASKLEANALEHATLCLAADRLESGALEVTVAADELPETWRDRFASRYLPDRLFALRPPTEDGLESWLDRLGLAEAPPIWAGREARDGEPTLYVCRDRTCSPPTHDADEALAWLGDSDGSTEDESDAPF from the coding sequence ATGACCGATCCCACGCGGCGCAATCGGCTCGCAGAGGAGGAGAGCCCCTATCTGCGCCAGCACGCGGACAACCCCGTCAACTGGCAACCCTGGGACGAAGACGCGCTCGAGGCGGCGAAGGAACGCGACGTGCCGATCTTCCTTTCGATCGGCTACTCGGCGTGTCACTGGTGTCACGTCATGGAAGAAGAGAGCTTCCAGGACGAGGCCGTCGCCGAGGTCTTGAACGAGCACTTCGTCCCGATCAAGGTCGACCGCGAGGAGCGCCCGGACGTCGACAGCATCTACATGACCGTCTGCCAACTCGTCCGCGGGCAGGGCGGCTGGCCCCTTTCCGCGTGGCTCACCCCAGAGGGCAAGCCCTTCTTCATCGGGACCTACTTCCCGCCGGAGGGCCAACGCGGCCAGCCCGGCTTTCGCGACCTGCTCGAGCGCATCAGCGACTCCTGGGAGAGCGAGGAAGACCGCGAGGAGATGGAACACCGCGCCCAGCAGTGGACCGACGCGGCGAAAGACCGGCTCGAGGAGACCCCCGACGCGGCGGGGGCCGGCAGCGGGGCGGAGCCGCCCTCCAGCGAAGTCCTCGAGAAAGCCGCCAACGCGGTTCTGCGGAGCGCGGACCGGGAGTACGGCGGGTTCGGCACGGGCCAGAAGTTCCCCCAGCCCTCGCGTCTTCGCGTGCTCGCGAGGGCGTACGATCGAACCGGCCGAGAGGAGTACCTCGAGGTGCTCGAGGAGACCCTCGGCGCGATGGCCTCGGGCGGGCTCTACGATCACGTCGGCGGGGGCTTTCACCGCTACTGCGTCGACCGGGACTGGACGGTCCCCCACTTCGAGAAGATGCTCTACGACAACGCCGAGATTCCGCGGGCCTTCCTCGCCGGCTATCAACTGACGGGCGAGGGGCGCTACGCCGAGGTGGTCGAGGAGACGCTTCGGTTCGTCGATCGGGAGCTAACTCACGACGACGGCGGCTTCTTCAGCACGCTCGACGCCCAGAGCGAGTCGCCCGAGACCGGCGAGCGCGAGGAGGGTGCGTTCTACGTCTGGACGCCCGCCGAGGTCCACGAGATCCTCGAGGACCAGACGGATGCCGCGCTTTTCTGCCGCCGCTACGACATCAGCGAATCGGGTAACTTCGAGGGGCGCACCCAGCCCAACCGCGTCGTCAAGATCTCGGAACTCGCCGACGAGTTCGATCTCGAGGCCAGCGAGATCTTGAAGCGCCTCGACTCGGCCCGCCAGCGGCTGTTCGAGGCCCGCGAGGAGCGCCTACGGCCGAACCGAGACGAGAAGATTCTCGCCGGCTGGAACGGGCTGTTGATCTCGACGTACGCCGAGGCGGCACTGGTGCTCGGCGAAGACGGTTACGCCGAGACGGCCGTCGACGCGCTCGAGTTCGTCCGGGAGCGGCTCTGGGACGACGACGAGCGGCGACTCTCGCGACGATATAAAGACGGGGATGTCAAAGTCGACGGCTACCTCGAGGATTACGCCTTCCTCGCGCGCGGGGCGCTCGATTGCTATCAGGCCACCGGCGAGGTCGACCACCTCGTCTTCGCGCTCGAGTTGGCTCGCGTCATCGAAGCCGAGTTCTGGGACGCCGGCCGCGGGACGCTCTACTTCACGCCCGAGAGCGGCGAGTCCCTCGTCACGCGGCCCCAGGAACTGGGCGACCAGTCGACGCCCTCGGCGGCCGGCGTGGCTGTCGAGACGCTACTCGCGCTCGACGAGTTCGCCGACAGCGAGGGATCGGAGATCTCTCGAGCAGACGGCGATAGCGCGGAGCGAAGCTCCGCGGACCATTCGAGCGGGCAACGCCCGCGAGAAGAAGCCGTCGACGAGGAGTTCGGGGAGATCGCCGCGACCGTCCTCGAGACTCACGCGAGCAAACTCGAGGCCAACGCCCTCGAGCACGCGACGCTCTGTCTCGCCGCCGACCGCCTCGAGTCCGGCGCGCTCGAGGTGACGGTCGCCGCCGACGAGTTACCCGAGACGTGGCGCGACCGGTTCGCCTCGCGGTACCTCCCCGATCGGCTCTTCGCGCTTCGGCCGCCAACCGAGGACGGACTCGAGTCGTGGCTCGACCGGCTGGGTCTCGCAGAGGCGCCGCCGATCTGGGCCGGGCGCGAGGCCCGCGACGGCGAGCCGACGCTGTACGTCTGTCGCGATCGGACGTGCTCACCGCCGACCCACGACGCCGACGAGGCGCTCGCGTGGCTCGGCGATTCGGACGGGAGCACGGAAGACGAGTCGGACGCGCCCTTCTGA